Proteins encoded together in one Aeromonas encheleia window:
- a CDS encoding cytochrome o ubiquinol oxidase subunit III — MATDVLHHTHGAHDDHGHHDAGATKVFGFWIYLMSDCILFATLFATYAVLVNGTAGGPSGKDIFELPFVFAETMLLLFSSITFGFGMLAMNKNKVAAVNGWLLVTFLLGAGFIAMEIYEFHHLIAEGFGPQRSGFLSAFFTLVGTHGIHVTSGLIWIIVMMVLVAKKGLTERNRTRLMCLSLFWHFLDVVWICVFTVVYLMGAM, encoded by the coding sequence ATGGCAACTGACGTTCTACATCACACTCACGGCGCCCATGACGATCATGGGCACCATGATGCCGGTGCCACCAAGGTGTTCGGTTTCTGGATCTACCTGATGAGTGACTGCATCCTGTTTGCGACCCTGTTCGCAACCTATGCAGTCCTGGTCAACGGCACCGCCGGCGGCCCGAGCGGCAAGGACATTTTCGAGCTGCCGTTCGTGTTCGCCGAAACCATGCTGCTGCTGTTCAGCTCCATCACCTTCGGTTTTGGCATGCTGGCCATGAACAAGAACAAGGTGGCCGCCGTCAACGGCTGGCTGCTGGTGACCTTCTTGCTCGGTGCCGGCTTCATCGCCATGGAGATCTACGAGTTCCATCACCTGATCGCCGAGGGCTTCGGCCCGCAGCGCAGTGGCTTCCTGTCCGCCTTCTTCACCCTGGTCGGTACCCACGGTATCCACGTGACCAGCGGCCTTATCTGGATCATCGTGATGATGGTGCTGGTAGCCAAGAAGGGGCTGACCGAGCGCAACCGTACTCGCCTGATGTGCCTGAGCCTGTTCTGGCACTTCCTGGACGTGGTGTGGATCTGCGTCTTCACCGTGGTCTATCTGATGGGGGCAATGTAA
- the azu gene encoding azurin, translated as MKKAITLLFLSIFTALGMAAPALADECALVIEGNDAMQYNLKEMSVPATCKEVTVTLNHTGKMPVTAMGHNWVLANTADYQAIATAGMSAGVDHDYLPKEDARILAHTKLVGGGESTSVTFKTDGLAGKDLTFFCSFPGHFAMMKGSFKVG; from the coding sequence ATGAAAAAGGCGATTACCCTGCTGTTTCTGAGTATTTTTACTGCACTGGGCATGGCGGCACCGGCCTTGGCCGATGAGTGCGCACTGGTCATCGAAGGCAATGATGCCATGCAGTACAACCTCAAGGAGATGAGCGTGCCGGCCACCTGCAAAGAGGTGACTGTGACCCTCAATCACACGGGCAAGATGCCGGTGACGGCCATGGGTCATAACTGGGTGCTGGCCAACACCGCCGACTATCAAGCCATCGCCACCGCGGGCATGAGCGCCGGCGTCGATCACGACTACCTGCCGAAGGAAGATGCCAGGATCCTGGCTCACACCAAGCTGGTGGGGGGCGGCGAGAGCACCAGCGTCACCTTCAAGACCGACGGGCTGGCGGGCAAGGATCTCACCTTCTTCTGCTCCTTCCCGGGCCACTTTGCCATGATGAAGGGCTCCTTCAAGGTCGGCTAG
- the cyoA gene encoding cytochrome o ubiquinol oxidase subunit II: MRPFEVKRGLGALLLIATAGLLSGCDMALMSPKGQVGLEQKSLILTALGLMLIVVIPVIIMTVAFARKYRASNTTAKYTPDWSHSNKIEAVVWTVPVIIVAILAVITWKTSHSLDPYKPLESDVKPIQVDVISLDWKWLFVYPELGIASVNELAFPVNTPVNFRVTSDTVMNSFFIPQLGGQIYAMAGMQTKLHLIANEAGQYKGISGSYSGAGFSGMKFKAIATTDQAGFDAWVAKVKQSPKMLNTMGEFDVLAKKSENHPVEYFASADPKLFVNVINKFMGDMKPGEHKGMQHEAAAKHDDGMDMADMDHGDMTSAEHAGHMAMPMDDKSVKAGSEE; this comes from the coding sequence ATGAGACCTTTTGAAGTAAAGAGGGGCTTGGGCGCTTTGCTGTTGATTGCAACCGCTGGCTTGCTGAGTGGCTGCGACATGGCTCTGATGAGCCCCAAAGGGCAGGTTGGTCTGGAACAGAAGTCACTAATATTAACCGCACTCGGTCTGATGTTAATTGTAGTGATTCCTGTGATTATTATGACGGTGGCCTTTGCTCGTAAATACAGAGCATCCAATACCACCGCCAAATACACCCCGGATTGGTCTCACTCCAACAAGATTGAAGCGGTTGTCTGGACCGTACCCGTCATTATTGTCGCCATCCTGGCGGTGATTACCTGGAAAACTTCCCACTCGCTGGATCCTTATAAACCGCTGGAATCGGACGTCAAACCGATCCAGGTCGATGTTATTTCCCTCGACTGGAAATGGTTGTTTGTCTATCCGGAACTGGGTATCGCCTCGGTCAATGAGCTGGCCTTCCCGGTCAATACCCCGGTCAATTTCCGGGTGACCTCCGACACCGTGATGAACTCCTTCTTCATTCCGCAACTGGGCGGTCAGATCTACGCCATGGCCGGGATGCAGACCAAGTTGCATCTGATTGCCAACGAGGCGGGTCAGTACAAGGGGATCTCCGGCAGCTACAGCGGCGCCGGCTTCTCCGGCATGAAGTTCAAGGCCATCGCCACGACCGATCAGGCCGGTTTCGATGCCTGGGTCGCCAAGGTGAAGCAGTCTCCCAAGATGCTGAACACCATGGGCGAGTTCGATGTGCTGGCCAAGAAGAGCGAAAACCATCCGGTAGAGTACTTCGCCAGCGCCGATCCCAAGCTGTTCGTCAATGTGATCAACAAGTTCATGGGTGACATGAAGCCGGGTGAGCACAAAGGCATGCAGCACGAAGCCGCCGCCAAGCATGACGACGGGATGGACATGGCCGACATGGATCATGGCGACATGACCTCCGCTGAGCATGCCGGGCACATGGCCATGCCGATGGATGACAAGAGTGTGAAAGCAGGATCCGAGGAATAA
- a CDS encoding FAD:protein FMN transferase: MPFPSPTLAARGLLLSLMLMLTACQPAPTQLRIQGKTMGTFYVVTVNDAFPGGEAALQREVDTLLVRMNQEISTYDPGSIISRFNQGPAGVPMLIPASMAKIVQQGIDAGQLTGGRLDVTVGPLVNLWGFGPDKRPVKRPTAEQIAKARDRVGIDKLSLTNQDGKFLLGKAIPDLYLDLSTLGEGAAADELATLLEGKGVGNYLIEVAGAVRSEGHNAKGNPWRVAIVEPSDRPGAIEDVVIPNGMALSTAGSYRNYYELDGRRYSHIIDPASGAPVTHRLVSASVITHTALEADALDTALMVMGPEPALAFAREHKLAVYLIVKTEQGFEARFSPQFAPYLVPKQP; encoded by the coding sequence ATGCCGTTCCCTTCCCCCACCCTGGCCGCACGCGGCCTGCTGCTGAGCCTGATGCTGATGCTGACCGCCTGCCAGCCCGCCCCGACCCAGCTTCGCATTCAGGGCAAGACCATGGGCACCTTCTACGTGGTGACGGTGAACGACGCCTTTCCGGGGGGAGAGGCGGCGCTGCAGCGCGAGGTCGATACCCTGCTGGTGCGCATGAATCAAGAGATCTCCACCTATGATCCGGGCTCGATCATCTCCCGCTTCAATCAGGGGCCGGCCGGGGTGCCCATGCTCATACCGGCCAGCATGGCCAAGATTGTGCAACAGGGCATAGACGCGGGCCAGCTCACCGGCGGCAGGCTGGATGTGACCGTGGGCCCGCTGGTCAACCTGTGGGGCTTCGGGCCGGACAAGCGCCCGGTCAAGCGGCCGACGGCGGAGCAGATCGCCAAGGCCCGCGACAGAGTCGGCATCGACAAGCTGAGCCTGACGAACCAGGATGGCAAATTCCTGCTCGGCAAAGCCATCCCCGATCTCTATCTGGATCTCTCCACCCTGGGGGAAGGGGCGGCCGCGGACGAGCTCGCGACGCTGCTGGAGGGCAAGGGGGTAGGCAACTACCTCATCGAGGTGGCGGGGGCCGTGCGCAGCGAGGGCCACAACGCCAAGGGCAACCCCTGGCGGGTGGCCATCGTCGAACCCTCGGACCGGCCCGGCGCCATCGAGGACGTGGTGATCCCGAACGGCATGGCGCTCAGCACCGCCGGCAGCTATCGCAACTACTACGAGCTGGATGGCCGGCGTTACTCCCACATCATAGATCCCGCCAGCGGCGCCCCGGTGACCCACAGGCTGGTCTCCGCCAGCGTGATCACCCACACCGCGCTGGAGGCCGACGCCCTCGACACCGCGCTGATGGTGATGGGGCCGGAGCCGGCGCTGGCCTTCGCCAGGGAGCATAAGCTGGCGGTCTATCTCATCGTCAAGACCGAGCAGGGCTTCGAGGCCAGGTTCAGCCCCCAGTTCGCCCCCTATCTGGTCCCCAAACAGCCATAA
- the cyoB gene encoding cytochrome o ubiquinol oxidase subunit I — protein MFGKLTLDAIPYHEPIIMVTIAGIILGGLAIAGLITYFGKWEYLWKEWFTSVDHKRLGIMYLILGMVMLLRGFADAVMMRTQQVMASAGGEGILPPHHYDQIFTAHGVIMIFFVAMPLVIGLMNIVVPLQIGARDVAFPFLNNLSFWFTAAAVVLINVSLAVGEFAQTGWLAYPPLSGVDFSPGVGVDYWIWSLQISGLGTLLTGVNFFATIIRMRAPGMTMMRLPVFTWTALCANILIIASFPILTVTIALLTADRYLGTHFFTNDMGGNMMMYINLIWAWGHPEVYILVLPVFGIFSEIVATFCKKKLFGYTSLVWATVAITVLSFVVWLHHFFTMGSGANVNAFFGITTMIISIPTGVKIFNWLFTMYRGRIEFSSPMLWTVGFIITFTVGGMTGVLLSVPAANFVLHNSLFLIAHFHNVIIGGVVFGCFAGITYWFPKAFGFKLDDVWGKRAFWFWITGFFVAFMPLYVLGFMGMTRRVSQNIDPEFHGWLVVAACGAGLIAIGVLCQVIQVVVSIRDREKNRDWTGDPWGGRTLEWATSSPPPFYNFAIEPKVKGLDAFWEAKEDGSAFLQPARYAPIHMPKNSGAGVVIAALSVVFGFAMIWHIWWMAIAGFVGMIATWIIHSFNEDVDYYVQVDEIERIEGQHFDNINKVA, from the coding sequence ATGTTTGGAAAGTTAACACTCGACGCTATCCCGTACCATGAACCCATCATCATGGTCACGATAGCCGGTATCATATTGGGCGGGTTGGCCATTGCCGGGCTGATCACCTATTTCGGCAAGTGGGAATACCTGTGGAAAGAGTGGTTCACCTCGGTGGATCACAAGCGCCTCGGTATCATGTATCTCATCCTGGGGATGGTCATGCTGCTGCGCGGCTTCGCCGATGCGGTGATGATGCGGACCCAGCAGGTGATGGCGTCGGCCGGGGGCGAGGGCATACTGCCACCGCATCACTACGACCAGATTTTCACCGCCCACGGCGTCATCATGATCTTCTTCGTGGCCATGCCACTGGTGATCGGCCTGATGAACATCGTAGTGCCGCTGCAGATCGGTGCCCGTGACGTCGCCTTCCCCTTCCTCAACAACCTGAGCTTCTGGTTTACCGCCGCGGCCGTGGTGTTGATCAACGTCTCCCTGGCGGTCGGTGAATTCGCCCAGACCGGCTGGCTGGCCTATCCGCCCTTGTCGGGCGTGGACTTCAGTCCGGGCGTCGGGGTCGATTACTGGATCTGGAGCCTGCAGATCTCGGGTCTGGGTACCCTGCTGACCGGTGTCAACTTCTTTGCCACCATCATCCGGATGCGTGCCCCAGGCATGACCATGATGCGGTTGCCGGTGTTCACCTGGACCGCCCTGTGCGCCAACATCCTGATCATCGCCTCCTTCCCGATCCTGACCGTCACCATCGCCCTGCTCACCGCAGACCGTTACCTCGGCACCCATTTCTTTACCAATGACATGGGTGGCAACATGATGATGTACATCAACCTGATCTGGGCCTGGGGTCACCCCGAGGTGTATATCCTGGTGCTGCCGGTGTTCGGGATCTTCTCCGAAATCGTGGCGACCTTCTGCAAGAAGAAGCTGTTCGGTTACACCTCCCTGGTGTGGGCCACCGTGGCCATTACCGTGCTCTCCTTCGTGGTCTGGTTGCACCACTTCTTCACCATGGGATCGGGCGCCAACGTGAATGCCTTCTTCGGCATCACCACCATGATCATCTCCATCCCGACCGGGGTGAAGATCTTCAACTGGCTGTTCACCATGTATCGCGGTCGCATCGAGTTCAGCTCGCCCATGCTATGGACCGTCGGCTTCATCATCACCTTCACCGTCGGTGGCATGACCGGGGTACTGCTGTCGGTGCCGGCCGCCAACTTCGTGCTGCACAACAGCCTGTTCCTGATCGCCCACTTCCACAACGTCATCATCGGCGGCGTGGTGTTCGGTTGCTTCGCCGGTATCACCTACTGGTTCCCGAAGGCGTTCGGCTTCAAGCTGGATGACGTCTGGGGCAAGCGCGCGTTCTGGTTCTGGATCACCGGCTTCTTCGTGGCCTTCATGCCGCTCTATGTGCTGGGCTTCATGGGCATGACCCGTAGGGTCAGCCAGAACATCGATCCCGAGTTCCACGGCTGGCTGGTCGTGGCCGCCTGCGGTGCCGGCCTGATTGCCATCGGCGTCCTGTGCCAGGTGATCCAGGTCGTGGTCAGTATCCGTGACCGCGAGAAGAACCGTGACTGGACCGGCGATCCCTGGGGTGGCCGTACCCTGGAGTGGGCCACTTCCTCTCCGCCGCCGTTCTACAACTTCGCCATCGAGCCGAAGGTGAAGGGTCTCGACGCCTTCTGGGAAGCGAAAGAGGACGGCTCTGCCTTCCTGCAGCCGGCCAGGTACGCCCCCATCCACATGCCGAAGAACTCTGGTGCCGGTGTGGTCATCGCCGCCCTCAGCGTGGTGTTTGGCTTCGCCATGATCTGGCACATCTGGTGGATGGCCATCGCCGGCTTCGTCGGCATGATCGCCACCTGGATCATCCACAGCTTCAACGAGGATGTGGACTACTACGTACAGGTTGACGAGATCGAGCGCATCGAAGGTCAGCATTTCGACAACATCAACAAGGTAGCCTGA
- a CDS encoding DUF3634 family protein, translated as MAWLSLLVAIALIWWLMKLGRGALFEIRLQPGKVQLKRGAVSPRFLAQAKQILQQDPVRGRILGQRDDNGVRLVFSRSIPEPVAQRLRNIFPYGDYRTPPAVPDGRKPHK; from the coding sequence ATGGCCTGGTTGTCTTTGTTGGTGGCGATAGCCCTGATCTGGTGGCTGATGAAGCTGGGGCGTGGCGCCCTGTTCGAGATCCGGCTGCAACCTGGCAAGGTGCAGCTGAAGCGAGGCGCGGTGTCGCCGCGCTTCCTGGCCCAGGCCAAGCAGATCCTGCAGCAGGATCCGGTGCGGGGCCGGATCCTGGGTCAGCGCGACGACAACGGCGTCAGGCTGGTCTTCTCCCGCTCCATCCCCGAGCCGGTGGCCCAGCGGCTGCGCAACATCTTTCCCTATGGTGACTACCGTACCCCTCCCGCCGTCCCGGACGGGCGCAAGCCGCATAAATAG
- a CDS encoding HutD family protein: MITLIKESDQLKMPWKNKQGTTAQILISPKGATLDKLDFDYRLSSAPIKAAGPFSTFPGYRRILLPISGAGFVLNGHPYATHEAAHFDGDEETHCELLKKEVTDLGLIYHPERISANVRVLNLPFPLTLTLEADKTYLCHLLSGQLSVQDRALAINETLVISGEESIRLECQKKTAIAFFTLQRRA; the protein is encoded by the coding sequence GTGATCACCCTGATTAAAGAGTCTGACCAGCTGAAGATGCCCTGGAAGAACAAGCAGGGCACCACGGCCCAGATCCTCATCTCCCCCAAGGGGGCGACTCTGGACAAGCTCGACTTCGATTACCGTCTCAGCTCGGCCCCCATCAAGGCGGCGGGCCCCTTCTCCACGTTTCCCGGCTACAGGCGCATCCTGCTGCCCATCAGCGGCGCTGGCTTCGTGCTCAACGGTCACCCCTATGCGACCCATGAGGCGGCCCACTTTGACGGTGACGAGGAGACCCACTGCGAACTGCTGAAGAAGGAGGTGACGGATCTCGGCCTCATCTATCATCCCGAGCGCATCAGCGCCAACGTGCGGGTGCTGAATCTGCCCTTCCCGCTCACCCTCACCCTGGAGGCGGACAAGACCTATCTCTGCCATCTGCTGAGCGGTCAGCTCAGCGTGCAGGATCGGGCCCTGGCCATCAACGAGACCCTGGTGATCAGCGGCGAGGAGAGCATCAGGCTGGAGTGCCAGAAGAAGACGGCCATCGCCTTCTTTACCCTGCAACGACGCGCATAG
- a CDS encoding carboxymuconolactone decarboxylase family protein, with protein sequence MSDRIQLAQQIPAAIQAMMGLESYLGGTEIPSRLKELIKLRASMINGCAYCIQMHAEVAMKQQESPQRLLALSAWRESPLFDERERAVLALTDEVTLIAGQGLSEEVYRQGLALLGETLLAQCLMQIVTINAWNRIAVATRMEHPLS encoded by the coding sequence ATGTCAGACCGTATCCAGCTCGCCCAGCAGATCCCCGCCGCCATCCAGGCCATGATGGGGCTGGAGTCCTATCTCGGTGGCACCGAGATCCCCTCCCGGCTCAAGGAGCTCATCAAGCTGCGGGCCTCCATGATCAATGGCTGCGCCTACTGCATCCAGATGCACGCCGAGGTGGCGATGAAGCAGCAGGAGAGCCCGCAACGTCTGCTGGCGCTGTCCGCCTGGCGCGAATCCCCGCTGTTCGATGAGCGTGAGCGGGCCGTGCTGGCGCTGACCGACGAGGTGACCCTGATCGCCGGGCAGGGGCTGAGCGAGGAGGTCTATCGGCAGGGGCTGGCGCTGCTCGGCGAGACCCTGCTGGCCCAGTGTCTGATGCAGATAGTCACCATCAACGCCTGGAACCGGATTGCCGTCGCCACCCGGATGGAACACCCGCTTAGCTGA
- a CDS encoding LysR family transcriptional regulator: MLDRIRILAQVVESGSFSRAARALNLAPSSVTRTIDSLEQQLGVPLFKRSTRQLVLTEQGEYFLARSVRLLEEAEQLVQSLQPLHVAPRGPLRVSVFESFGAAWLAPRLPAFLARYPGVRVEIEFDNRLVDLNADNVDVAIRIGRPTDSSLHARHLLANRTLLVASPAYLAQHGEPVHPDELASHNCLIRGQGRQRQHWFFRRGAERRKVAVQGNLASVGGTPLLCAAQAGCGLLLLSSWMVQQGIDDGSLRQLLPDWQASPYEDRHDEIFAVFRGGRFLKPQTRAFIDFLIEVMAPLQGSDGKA; the protein is encoded by the coding sequence GTGCTGGATCGCATTCGTATCCTGGCCCAGGTAGTGGAGTCAGGCAGCTTCTCCCGCGCCGCCCGCGCCCTCAATCTGGCCCCCTCCTCGGTGACCCGTACCATCGACAGCCTGGAGCAACAGCTGGGGGTGCCCCTGTTCAAGCGCAGCACCCGCCAGCTGGTGCTGACCGAGCAGGGGGAGTATTTCCTCGCCCGCTCGGTGCGCCTGCTGGAGGAGGCCGAGCAGCTGGTGCAATCCCTCCAGCCCCTGCACGTGGCGCCCCGTGGCCCATTGCGGGTCTCGGTGTTCGAGAGCTTCGGGGCGGCCTGGCTGGCGCCGCGGCTGCCCGCGTTTCTGGCCCGCTACCCCGGGGTCAGGGTCGAGATCGAGTTCGACAACCGGCTGGTGGATCTCAATGCCGACAACGTAGACGTGGCCATTCGCATCGGGCGCCCGACCGACAGCAGCCTGCATGCCCGCCACCTGCTGGCGAACCGGACCCTGCTGGTCGCCTCCCCCGCCTATCTGGCGCAGCATGGCGAGCCCGTCCATCCCGATGAGCTGGCCAGTCACAACTGCCTCATCCGCGGCCAGGGCCGTCAGCGCCAGCATTGGTTTTTCCGGCGCGGGGCTGAGCGGCGCAAGGTCGCGGTGCAGGGCAATCTCGCCTCCGTCGGCGGCACGCCCCTGCTCTGCGCGGCCCAGGCGGGATGCGGGCTCTTGCTGCTGTCGAGCTGGATGGTGCAGCAGGGGATCGACGATGGCAGCCTGCGCCAGCTGCTGCCCGACTGGCAGGCCTCCCCTTACGAGGATCGCCACGACGAGATCTTTGCGGTGTTTCGCGGTGGCCGCTTCTTGAAGCCGCAGACCCGCGCCTTCATCGACTTTCTGATCGAGGTGATGGCGCCGCTGCAGGGGTCAGACGGGAAGGCTTGA
- a CDS encoding MDR family MFS transporter, with product MRLPPFPPLVWIVILGTFMVRTSFFMVWPFLSILLYREYALSASGIGVLLGGAAVLSCLIGFYVGWLSDQLGRRTILLLGCALSCVAYLLLGFGHSLWLIALGVFGSGLSYAFIDTPGKALMGDLLPEKGQRELAQHLRYFLLNVGAGVGPLIGVMVGLGARQETFVVTAVSYGLLGIAFQFGFRRECASRPDAGLTLGAMLKVVGRDRAFMLFILANLLMMLVYAQVESPLIQYLTRAGAPEVETLVALLVATNALTIITLQFPLLHLTRRWRVSLRLQFSILLMAAAQVLFALSSPALLWPWLVAVFLLSVGEAVLFPLFNVLIDEMAPAHLKGSYFGASALAGLGWALSPLVGGWLLQVWGGPALFTVMTAICVLVFVLYGAGSRAARPSADPAGCGD from the coding sequence ATGCGCCTGCCCCCCTTTCCCCCTCTGGTCTGGATCGTGATCCTGGGCACCTTCATGGTGCGCACCAGCTTCTTCATGGTCTGGCCCTTCCTCTCCATCCTGCTCTACCGGGAGTACGCTCTGTCGGCCTCCGGCATCGGGGTACTGTTGGGCGGCGCGGCTGTGCTCTCCTGCCTCATCGGCTTCTACGTCGGCTGGCTCTCCGACCAGCTAGGCCGGCGCACCATACTGCTGCTGGGCTGCGCCCTGTCGTGCGTTGCTTACCTGCTGCTCGGTTTTGGTCACTCCCTCTGGCTCATCGCCCTCGGGGTGTTTGGTTCCGGCCTCTCCTACGCCTTCATCGATACCCCGGGCAAGGCGCTGATGGGGGATCTGCTGCCCGAGAAGGGGCAGCGGGAGCTGGCCCAGCACCTGCGCTACTTCCTGCTCAACGTGGGGGCGGGGGTGGGGCCCCTCATCGGCGTGATGGTGGGGCTCGGCGCGCGCCAGGAGACCTTCGTGGTGACGGCCGTCAGCTATGGTCTGCTCGGCATCGCCTTCCAGTTCGGCTTTCGCCGCGAGTGCGCCAGCCGGCCGGATGCGGGCCTCACCCTGGGGGCCATGCTCAAGGTGGTGGGGCGGGATCGGGCCTTCATGCTGTTTATCCTCGCCAATCTGCTGATGATGCTGGTCTACGCCCAGGTGGAGTCGCCGCTGATCCAGTACCTGACCCGCGCCGGTGCCCCCGAGGTGGAGACCCTGGTGGCCCTGCTGGTGGCCACCAATGCGCTGACCATCATCACCCTGCAGTTCCCCCTGCTGCACCTGACCCGGCGCTGGCGGGTGAGCCTGCGGCTGCAGTTTTCCATCCTGCTGATGGCGGCCGCCCAGGTGCTGTTCGCCCTGTCGAGTCCGGCCCTGCTGTGGCCCTGGCTGGTGGCGGTGTTCTTGTTGAGCGTGGGGGAGGCGGTGCTGTTTCCGCTTTTTAACGTGCTCATCGACGAGATGGCGCCGGCCCACCTCAAGGGGAGCTACTTCGGGGCAAGCGCCCTGGCTGGGCTCGGTTGGGCGCTCTCACCTCTGGTGGGAGGCTGGCTGCTGCAGGTGTGGGGCGGCCCGGCCCTGTTCACCGTGATGACCGCGATTTGCGTGCTGGTGTTTGTCCTCTACGGGGCAGGCAGCCGGGCGGCGCGTCCGTCTGCCGATCCGGCCGGCTGTGGGGATTAG
- a CDS encoding nucleoside hydrolase produces MTHKIILDTDPGIDDAMAILFAEAHPAIDLLAITTVFGNATIENGTRNALWLKQKYGMKADVAQGAAAPLRREPVGPTTVVHGPSGLGDVEAGEVTISADPRPAWQYIVEAVKAAPGEITLVTIGPLTNLALALQEAPEITGLVKQVVVMGGAFGVNGHRGNVTPYAEANIHDDPEAADVVFTAPWPVVIIGLDVTQQSFFSSRYLDALRDEAGEPGRFLWAVSRFYLRFYSERIGLDGCHVHDPSAIAYVIDPTLFTLREGPVRVIDGGPAIGHTLQKFDDKAHPHDEWAGYPAQRVGVAVRDQALLALYRETLVAWGKDC; encoded by the coding sequence ATGACCCACAAGATCATTCTGGATACCGATCCCGGTATCGACGACGCCATGGCAATACTCTTTGCCGAGGCACACCCCGCCATCGATCTGCTCGCCATCACCACAGTGTTTGGCAATGCCACCATCGAGAACGGTACCCGCAACGCACTCTGGCTCAAGCAGAAATACGGCATGAAGGCGGATGTGGCCCAGGGAGCGGCCGCCCCGCTGCGACGCGAGCCGGTCGGGCCGACCACAGTGGTGCACGGCCCGAGCGGGCTGGGGGATGTGGAGGCGGGGGAGGTGACCATCAGCGCGGATCCCCGTCCGGCCTGGCAATACATAGTCGAGGCGGTGAAGGCCGCTCCCGGCGAGATCACCCTGGTCACCATAGGGCCGCTCACCAACCTGGCGCTGGCGCTGCAGGAGGCGCCCGAGATCACCGGGCTGGTGAAGCAGGTGGTGGTGATGGGCGGCGCCTTTGGCGTCAACGGTCATCGCGGCAACGTGACCCCCTATGCCGAGGCCAATATTCACGATGATCCCGAGGCCGCGGATGTGGTGTTCACCGCCCCCTGGCCCGTGGTGATCATCGGGCTGGACGTGACCCAGCAGAGCTTCTTCAGCAGCCGCTACCTCGATGCGCTGCGGGATGAGGCGGGCGAGCCGGGTCGCTTCCTGTGGGCGGTGAGCCGCTTCTACCTGCGCTTCTATTCCGAGCGCATCGGCCTGGATGGCTGCCATGTGCACGATCCCTCCGCCATCGCCTATGTGATCGATCCGACCCTGTTTACCCTGCGGGAAGGGCCGGTGCGGGTCATCGACGGTGGCCCCGCCATCGGCCACACCCTGCAGAAGTTCGATGACAAGGCGCATCCCCACGATGAGTGGGCGGGCTATCCGGCCCAGCGGGTCGGGGTGGCGGTACGGGATCAGGCGCTGCTGGCGCTCTATCGCGAGACGCTGGTGGCCTGGGGCAAGGATTGCTGA